The following DNA comes from Triticum aestivum cultivar Chinese Spring chromosome 3D, IWGSC CS RefSeq v2.1, whole genome shotgun sequence.
CTGTTTTGGCCTTCTTCATCATACCATGCAGCTTATCAACCTACAGGAAAGAATTCATCTTCAGTACTGATTCAGTATGCGTGAACTACTTGGACAAGCTTCAATTCAAATCGTATTATTATATCTAGAGATAAACATTAGTTCAGTCAACTGTGGAATTTAATCATATAAATGTGATGCATAAGCTAGGTTTACCGCTTTGCGGATCATAGGAGACTTGGCTTTGTACTGAAGATCAGAGGAATCATCGGGTGGGGATAAAAGTCCTGCTTCAGCATCATCATCGGTCGATGGCACAAGATACCGCCGTGTAGCTCCAGAGTACCACTGCAGATACTCGTCATAAGATGACAAATCATACTGCTCAGCCTCCCGAAATATGCGCTGTCGCCGTGCTTCCCATTCCTGAATATACTCATGATGCGTCTCTTCCCAATTTTCACGCTCTCTACCACGTCGACTAATACGATGCAATGTCTGTAGGGTAGGTCGAAAAGGTGGTGGAATGCATTGACGAAGCCCGAATTGCCGCATCACTCGCTCAGGCAGATACATCTCAACAATAGGAAAATTTATTAATGGTGCTTGAGTAATCCACAGGTCAGCATCTTTTGTACAAAGTGGTGGTAAGCTCGAGGACTCAATGAGCATGTATGGTTCCCATTTCAACTGATCTGCTCGCTGCAGATTTAGCTCATCCCTGTACTGCTTAAGACAGCGGGTAGCATTCTCACTTTGTGCGCGAGCACCCACCCAACGGAAGCCAATTGGGGGCAAGTCCTGTGGGATGTCTGTCTCCACGACCAAGGAAGATCGAGCCAATGGCCTGCCAACATGAGAGTGCTCCCAACTCCAAAGCTGCAAGAGAAGCAATGAACCACCTATGTTCTTCATGTTGTGGGAGGAGGCAGCAGAACAAAGAGCTCGGTAGAGGAATGCGAGGGCTGCGGAGCCCCAGCTGTATGTTCCAACAAGAGAAAGATCAGCAATCAATGGAAGATATATCAGACTCATCCTTCCTGTCCCGTCTGGAAAGAGCACTCCACATAAAAGGCTCAGGATGTATGCTCGAACATGCCTCTGTACCGTATGATCATCCGCCCCTTCTGGTAACTCATAGAAGTGCTTCTTCAGCCATTTGTAATGCAAGAAGGATTTTCCAGGCATTGATTGACCTCTTGGATCATGACCTAGACAATCAAGGACCATCTGCCCATAATCATGATCCGTACTAGAACAAACCGGGCGGCCGTCAATAGGAAGAGCAAACAACATTGCAACATCTTGAAGTGTAACTGTCATCTCCCCAGAAGCCAGGTGAAAgctgtgggtctctggcctccaacgcTCAACAAGAGCAGTAATCA
Coding sequences within:
- the LOC123079081 gene encoding serine/threonine-protein phosphatase 7 long form homolog isoform X1 — protein: MSSRARGRARRGRGRGRGRCSVAENEMDQHETSAPSSPSTTSDREDNIGFIPEQVHVACYAGHAEPSSSTLLNPKINHRSDAIFGDQALEQLKLRHHKPLKFHERYRPYLRDAGLLGLSQICQRMPQLDKALITALVERWRPETHSFHLASGEMTVTLQDVAMLFALPIDGRPVCSSTDHDYGQMVLDCLGHDPRGQSMPGKSFLHYKWLKKHFYELPEGADDHTVQRHVRAYILSLLCGVLFPDGTGRMSLIYLPLIADLSLVGTYSWGSAALAFLYRALCSAASSHNMKNIGGSLLLLQLWSWEHSHVGRPLARSSLVVETDIPQDLPPIGFRWVGARAQSENATRCLKQYRDELNLQRADQLKWEPYMLIESSSLPPLCTKDADLWITQAPLINFPIVEMYLPERVMRQFGLRQCIPPPFRPTLQTLHRISRRGRERENWEETHHEYIQEWEARRQRIFREAEQYDLSSYDEYLQWYSGATRRYLVPSTDDDAEAGLLSPPDDSSDLQYKAKSPMIRKAVDKLHGMMKKAKTAMASTADTATQALVFEFLHGFEDVLSDLGEIKERGGPEAPPFDSATGSHGGSAAGHHEPLLLLEAEQNIICDNQEGEYQEDEDLHTVEQATLGLEPMDEVNRCVDSLLLGVNENCDSASLAIENCEAADFVILQHTEDVDHADEMEHGAQVVEPMSTCEENNGFDVAPSPQESADVKLEGDDVATAEHEDAEEENNGGCNGASSSHT
- the LOC123079081 gene encoding serine/threonine-protein phosphatase 7 long form homolog isoform X2 codes for the protein MSSRARGRARRGRGRGRGRCSVAENEMDQHETSAPSSPSTTSDREDNIGFIPEQVHVACYAGHAEPSSSTLLNPKINHRSDAIFGDQALEQLKLRHHKPLKFHERYRPYLRDAGLLGLSQICQRMPQLDKALITALVERWRPETHSFHLASGEMTVTLQDVAMLFALPIDGRPVCSSTDHDYGQMVLDCLGHDPRGQSMPGKSFLHYKWLKKHFYELPEGADDHTVQRHVRAYILSLLCGVLFPDGTGRMSLIYLPLIADLSLVGTYSWGSAALAFLYRALCSAASSHNMKNIGGSLLLLQLWSWEHSHVGRPLARSSLVVETDIPQDLPPIGFRWVGARAQSENATRCLKQYRDELNLQRADQLKWEPYMLIESSSLPPLCTKDADLWITQAPLINFPIVEMYLPERVMRQFGLRQCIPPPFRPTLQTLHRISRRGRERENWEETHHEYIQEWEARRQRIFREAEQYDLSSYDEYLQWYSGATRRYLVPSTDDDAEAGLLSPPDDSSDLQYKAKSPMIRKAVDKLHGMMKKAKTAMASTADTATQALVFEFLHGFEDVLSDLGEIKERGGPEAPPFDSATGSHGGSAAGHHEPLLLLEAEQNIICDNQEGEYQEDEDLHTVEQATLGLEPMDEVVEPMSTCEENNGFDVAPSPQESADVKLEGDDVATAEHEDAEEENNGGCNGASSSHT